TGAACCTTCAATTTCACCGTAATCTTTTGTAGCCAAAATGTCAAATAAAGTTCCGTCAATTGTTCCTCTATTTGCTTTTCTATTTTCATACCATCTAAATTCTTCTTTAGTTAAACTTGCATCGCTCATTCTTTTATTGTATACAAAATCCCAGTAATCATCAGTAATGCCCATAACGGTAATGTGTTTGTCAACTTCTTTTATGTAAACTTCCTTGCCTCTGTGTTCTTTAAAAGTAGCTATTGCCCTTCTGTGATTGTCAAGACCATATACAACAAAGTCCAAATCTGAAACATCGTCTTTTTGAAGTCCCGGCAAAATCGAACCTGAAATTCCCAAATGATCATATGGAATATCTGCCATGAAATGGAAAAAGTCAGCAACATCCATTAATTTTTCAATCAGTTCGGGGTTTTTAACTTTTCCACCACTTTCAAAAGTTTTTTTAAGTCCTAAAAGTCTGTTTTCAGGTTTTATAATCCTTTCAATTTTATCTGTTGGCACTCCTGTCATTTCAACATTTGTAACATCACAGAAGTATAAATAATCAGGATGATTTTCTCTTAAATAATCGTAAGCTTCCTTAGATCCAACTTTTCTGTATCTTTTTCCATCTTTTTGCCTGTCTCCTTCAGGGTCAGGTATATATCTTAAAAATGAAATCACTCTGTTTTCGGGGTGAATATAATTTGTTGATGCAAAATATAAATCGTCACTTGTATAAATAAAATCCCTAGTTCTTACCTGTTCCATTTTAATTATCTCCTTTGTTAAGTTATTTTATAGAACATCTTTAAATTAATTTTTCATTTAATCTTAATATTTATATAAAAATATAATCTTAAATTAGTTCATGTATATTGCTCATAAACATATTGATGAAATATTTGAATATGACGGAAGTCAGATTAATCCATCCTGGGCTTTTCAAGAATTTGGAATTTACGGTTCTTCCATAATTACGTGGATTGG
The sequence above is drawn from the Methanobrevibacter sp. genome and encodes:
- a CDS encoding DNA polymerase subunit beta; this encodes MEQVRTRDFIYTSDDLYFASTNYIHPENRVISFLRYIPDPEGDRQKDGKRYRKVGSKEAYDYLRENHPDYLYFCDVTNVEMTGVPTDKIERIIKPENRLLGLKKTFESGGKVKNPELIEKLMDVADFFHFMADIPYDHLGISGSILPGLQKDDVSDLDFVVYGLDNHRRAIATFKEHRGKEVYIKEVDKHITVMGITDDYWDFVYNKRMSDASLTKEEFRWYENRKANRGTIDGTLFDILATKDYGEIEGSWGDSVYEPQGIAKVECDIVSALGAFDNPSSYTIENLKIIEGVEAPIVEIVSFTHTYAGEVIDGEHVIVKGKVEKVISQGKEDYYRLVVGTTREAIDEYLKLKESPI